A window of the Drosophila simulans strain w501 chromosome 2L, Prin_Dsim_3.1, whole genome shotgun sequence genome harbors these coding sequences:
- the LOC6731672 gene encoding zinc carboxypeptidase A 1 produces MSLTKCLLFALLAIVASASVSAERVRYDNYRMYKVNSENAKQLEVLKDLEGSSDSIMFMDGVHLVGADIQIVVAPHKVPDFLEILGKSEIKYELQSRDVQKSLDEIDEKVAIKGRATTAYNWAQYYELDDTYAWLQTLAQKNPGVVTLIEGGKTYQGRSILGVKITKGGETINGKAKPGIFLEAGIHAREWIAPAAATYIINQLLTSEVESIKELAENYTWYVLPHANPDGYVYTHTTDRMWRKTRTPYGSCFGADPNRNWGFHWNEVGASSSACSDTYAGPSAFSEIETLSLSKFIEGLKGKVQLYLSLHAYSQYLLYPYGHTADLPDNVADFEKVFDASIAAVNKRYGTKYTGGNIYDAIYPAAGASVDWAYGTQDVRMAFCYELRPSSTSYFTGFKLPAEQIVPASEELLDSIVAMATEVKSLGYFD; encoded by the coding sequence ATGTCGCTGACCAAGTGCCTTCTATTCGCCCTCCTAGCCATCGTGGCCAGCGCATCCGTGAGCGCGGAACGTGTTCGCTATGACAACTACCGCATGTACAAGGTGAACTCGGAGAATGCCAAGCAACTGGAGGTGTTGAAGGACCTCGAGGGATCCAGCGACTCAATCATGTTCATGGATGGAGTTCATCTGGTCGGTGCCGATATCCAGATCGTCGTGGCTCCCCACAAGGTGCCCGACTTCCTGGAGATCCTGGGCAAGTCGGAAATCAAGTATGAGCTGCAGTCGCGCGATGTGCAGAAGTCTCTGGACGAGATCGACGAGAAGGTCGCTATCAAGGGACGTGCCACCACCGCCTACAACTGGGCCCAGTACTACGAACTGGACGACACCTATGCCTGGCTCCAGACCCTGGCCCAGAAGAATCCCGGAGTGGTCACCCTCATTGAGGGCGGCAAGACCTACCAGGGACGCTCCATCCTCGGTGTTAAGATCACCAAGGGAGGTGAGACCATAAACGGCAAGGCCAAGCCCGGCATCTTCCTGGAGGCCGGTATCCATGCCCGCGAGTGgattgctcctgctgccgccaCCTATATCATCAACCAGCTGCTGACCTCCGAGGTGGAGTCCATCAAGGAACTGGCCGAGAACTACACCTGGTACGTCCTGCCCCACGCCAATCCCGATGGCTATGTCTACACCCACACCACGGATCGCATGTGGCGCAAGACCCGTACTCCCTACGGCAGCTGCTTCGGCGCCGATCCCAACAGGAACTGGGGCTTCCACTGGAATGAGGTGGGTGCTAGCAGCAGTGCCTGCTCCGATACCTACGCCGGACCTTCCGCTTTCTCCGAGATCGAGACACTGTCACTGTCCAAGTTCATTGAAGGACTGAAGGGCAAGGTCCAGCTGTACCTCTCGCTGCATGCCTATTCCCAGTACCTGCTGTATCCCTATGGACACACCGCCGATCTGCCCGACAATGTGGCCGACTTTGAGAAGGTCTTCGATGCCTCCATTGCTGCCGTGAACAAGCGCTACGGTACCAAGTACACTGGAGGCAACATTTACGATGCCATCTACCCAGCGGCTGGTGCCAGTGTGGACTGGGCCTACGGAACCCAGGATGTGCGCATGGCCTTCTGCTATGAACTGCGTCCCTCGTCGACCTCCTACTTCACCGGTTTCAAGCTTCCCGCCGAGCAGATCGTTCCCGCCAGCGAGGAGCTGCTTGACTCCATCGTGGCCATGGCCACCGAGGTCAAGAGCCTGGGCTACTTCGACTAA
- the LOC6731674 gene encoding sodium channel protein Nach, whose amino-acid sequence MAFKKRRIFDLRHVQAQQMATTASHRRSHPTHNHSHNPIQPQHRFRQIGEWFTENMRNYCQTTSLHGFSYITRQDISRNERWFWLVVVILAIITSIVLVVVSWYWSQETPTVTVIESSHFPTWNIPFPAVTICNFNKISKTKALSLLDQMQVPVGINRSELHNLFNLTLMPVDTMISNDSLQIYDRILSLNNLTLNKLTQQLSPDCIEMISNCIWKGINTRCDSLFQRIDTMEGQCCTFNYFGGISNNFPEKIAYQVPKRPYRVTGCGYPTGLSVLLNPMISDYYGTFFSGFGFRLLLHDAYNFPDENSETKVVTTTRESFVRINPESTYATNDIRRMDLSLRNCLFGSEMAMHGLRRYSFINCMFECRVRMTVDLCGCLPPYVYNNGSYKVCGVLQTNCIIHSKRLFSHALANLNFSLSIVRETDSFPCGCLPDCQSNHYVSESTTGRLDMSYFANRPTFNNATDRILLHVFFSDLMSTRYRTDIFQNWLSALASFGGLLGLIMGFSIVTAFEFIYFLTFRPVFNYINRE is encoded by the exons ATGGCTTTCAAGAAGCGGCGCATCTTCGACTTGCGCCATGTTCAGGCCCAACAAATGGCCACCACCGCCAGTCACAGACGCAGTCATCCTACCCACAATCATTCACACAATCCCATCCAGCCCCAACATCGATTTCGCCAGATCGGAGAATGGTTCACCGAGAACATGCGCAACTACTGCCAGACCACTTCCCTCCACGGATTCAGTTACATCACCCGGCAGGACATCAGTCGCAACGAGCGTTGGTTTTGGCTAGTGGTGGTGATCCTGGCCatcatcacatccattgtgctggtggtggtgtccTGGTACTGGAGCCAGGAAACTCCAACGGTCACCGTTATCGAAAGCTCGCACTTTCCCACATGGAATATTCCCTTTCCGGCTGTCACCATATGCAACTTCAATAAGATATCGAAGACCAAAGCCCTTAGCTTGTTGGACCAGAT GCAAGTTCCAGTTGGAATCAATAGATCCGAGCTGCATAACCTCTTCAATCTGACACTGATGCCCGTGGATACCATGATTAGCAATGATTCGCTGCAGATATACGATCGTATTTTGAGCCTTAACAACCTTACACTGAACAAACTCACCCAGCAATTGTCGCCGGACTGCATCGAAATGATCTCCAACTGCATTTGGAAGGGCATCAATACGCGATGCGATAGTCTCTTCCAACGCATAGATACCATGGAGGGGCAGTGCTGtactttcaattattttggcGGTATCAGCAACAATTTTCCAGA GAAAATTGCGTACCAGGTTCCAAAGCGACCATATCGCGTAACGGGATGCGGCTATCCCACGGGACTCTCGGTTCTGCTTAACCCCATGATATCTGACTACTATGGCACCTTTTTTAGTGGCTTTGGTTTTCGACTGCTCCTCCATGATGCCTATAACTTTCCGGATGAGAACTCGGAGACCAAAGTGGTCACTACGACGAGGGAGAGTTTTGTGAGAATAAATCCGGAGTCCACCTACGCCACCAACGATATTCGCCGCATGGATCTGTCACTGAGGAACTGCCTCTTTGGAAGCGAGATGGCCATGCATGGCCTCAGGCGCTACTCCTTCATCAACTGCATGTTCGAGTGCCGGGTCCGGATGACGGTGGACCTTTGTGGTTGTCTACCACCGTACGtctacaacaacggcagctACAAAGTTTGTGGTGTGCTGCAAACCAATTGCATAATTCACAGTAAAA GACTCTTTTCCCATGCCCTggccaatttgaatttctcGCTCTCAATTGTCCGGGAGACGGATAGTTTTCCCTGTGGATGTCTGCCGGACTGCCAGTCGAATCATTATGTTTCTGAGAGTACCACTGGCCGCCTGGACATGAGCTACTTTGCCAACCGACCAACGTTCAA CAATGCCACAGATAGGATACTATTGCATGTGTTTTTCAGCGATCTAATGAGCACCAGATATCGAACGGACATATTTCAGAACTGGCTGTCCGCCTTGG CTTCATTTGGCGGCTTGCTGGGACTAATTATGGGATTCAGCATAGTGACAGCCTTCGAGTTCATTTACTTCCTTACCTTCCGGCCAGTTTTCAACTACATCAACCGGGAGTAG
- the LOC6731675 gene encoding pickpocket protein 11 has protein sequence MSTVSGEDSPTRFYLVNFENYLRPKQSIKCQPLQRFKKPTGRTTNLYRNLKRLKILRWYHSVSKRFEELPLPKFLGFLRARNDDGLCKRKTGFEIYCEMASIHGFHIFVGAKTWQRILWWLLICNAVLLSFILVIMSLSMSRETPIIRFIDTMMKPTAEVPFPAVTICGFNTKEWMNSSLIGKGTKGNASWLELLEDLSLPICPQIKMCQWDNRMVSCLDKLQPIWTLDQRPCCSFNYNQQLFSSHLGFSFVLRSNDEILQTSKSAGFEVLIHESHEIPNGATPRIFVPRESDAHIMLRPYVNRFTKNLKGLSLQKRACYFPTERRLILSDVYNQINCLAECRSKSILKSCGCAPPKSPIEKSWPICDLKQMQCVIDFDHDEIISGEQRNCDCLPPCEFNRYEFQSDIRFVKGMINNSIVNTSNEEPTNEVRVRVYYDSAIAEELLLDVFENWLTFIGKCTN, from the exons ATGTCTACCGTTTCAGGAGAGGATTCACCAACTCGCTTTTATCTAGTTAACTTTGAGAATTACCTGAGGCCCAAACAATCAATCAAATGCCAGCCTCTTCAGCGTTTTAAGAAGCCAACTGGAAGAACCACCAATCTATACAGGAACCTAAAACGTTTAAAGATTCTCCGATGGTATCATAGTGTGTCGAAACGATTTGAAGAGCTTCCACTGCCTAAATTCCTTGGATTCCTGCGAGCCCGTAATGATGATGGCCTATGTAAGCGGAAGACAGGATTTGAGATCTACTGCGAGATGGCCAGCATACATggctttcatatttttgtgggAGCAAAAACTTGGCAAAGGATACTCTGGTGGCTTCTCATATGTAATGCAGTGCTGCTTTCATTTATCCTAGTGATCATGTCCCTTTCCATGTCAAGAGAAACACCTATCATTCGCTTCATAGACACCATGATGAAACCCACGGCGGAAGTGCCTTTTCCCGCAGTCACCATTTGCGGATTCAACACAAAGGAATGGATGAACTCTTCATTAATAGGAAAAGGTACCAAAGGAAATGCAAGTTGGTTAGAACTTCTGGAGGATTTGTCCTTACCAATCTGtccacaaataaaaatgtgtcaGTGGGACAATCGAATGGTGAGCTGCCTAGATAAACTGCAGCCCATTTGGACTCTTGACCAAAGGCCGTGTTGCAGCTTTAATTACAATCAGCAGCTCTTTAGCTCACATTTgggttttagttttgttttaagatCCAATGATGAGATCCTTCAAACTTCGAAATCAGCTGGCTTTGAGGTCCTTATACACGAATCCCATGAAATACCCAATGGAGCAACACCAAGGATATTTGTGCCACGGGAATCAGATGCTCACATAATGCTTAGGCCATATGTCAATCGATTCACGAAAAATCTGAAGGGATTATCTCTGCAGAAAAGAGCATGTTATTTTCCAACAGAACGTCGTCTAATATTATCTGATGTATATAACCAAATTAACTGCCTGGCTGAATGTCGCAGCAAAAGTATCTTAAAATCATGTGGCTGTGCACCGCCAAAATCACCTATTGAAAAAAGTTGGCCAATTTGCGATCTAAAGCAAATGCAGTGTGTAATAGATTTTG ATCATGATGAGATCATCAGTGGAGAACAAAGGAATTGCGATTGCCTTCCGCCATGTGAATTCAATCGCTATGAATTCCAAAGTGATATACGATTTGTAAAGGGAATGATTAATAATAGTATTGTTAACACAAG CAATGAAGAGCCCACAAATGAGGTTCGTGTCCGTGTCTACTACGACTCAGCGATTGCGGAGGAGCTGCTCCTGGACGTGTTCGAAAACTGGCTGACATTCATAGGCAAGTGTACTAACTAA